The following DNA comes from Argonema galeatum A003/A1.
TCCAGATTACCAGATTGGCGGGCCACCATCTGTACAATCAGGTCGCTGATAAAAACCAGGAACGATGCGGCAATCAGTAGTAAAATTGTGCCAATTGTGAGTGCAAGAGAAACTAACTTGGCTTTCCAAAAGGGTCGCTTCTGCTCTGGAGGAATTCGATTGATTTGATCGAGGGCTTCCATAGCGGCACTCAGCGCTCCAGAGGCTGTCCACAGCGCCACAATAAAGCTGAGAGAAAACAGCCCTTTGTTTTGGCTGAGGCTGATAGTATCTGTAAAACCATTAATTAGGAACAGAGCTTCTTTAGGGGCAATGCTACCTAATTGTACAGTTAGGTATTTAAAGCTAGATTGTAACGATTCAAACAACCCGATCGCGGTCAGGAGCGCCAAAATGGATGGAAACAGGGCTAACATGGCGTTGTAAGTCATTTCCGCCGCAAGTCCGGGAAACCGTCGTTGTCCGGCACGCTGGAGAGTTTTCTTGAGGGTTCGCCAATTTAAGTGCCGAAAAAAACGAAAAAAACGGGCAAGTAGCATATTTTTATAGTGCGTGAATCTAACAACTGATGGTGGGCAGTGCCAATCGTACAAAGTAACAACTACAGGACGATCGCAGAAATCGGTAATATTACGCGAATACGTCGTTTCAGCGATGGTTATCAGTCTCGAAACCCGGTTTCTTTCGCGACAGTGGGTAAGTCATAAACTAACAACTCAGAAATAAGAAATGAACAACGATGTAAAGCAATGGATAGGGGAGATTCAGGCGCTGCGACAACAAGTGGCGGAAGCTCAAAGCGATCGCGATGCTGCCTTAGATAGCGCTGCCCACTGGAGTCAACTTTATAATACCGAAGCTCAGCAACGCCGTGCTGAGGCTAAGGTATCACAGCAAATGATAGAAACGCTCAAGGCAGAAATCCAGCAACTC
Coding sequences within:
- a CDS encoding YihY/virulence factor BrkB family protein yields the protein MLLARFFRFFRHLNWRTLKKTLQRAGQRRFPGLAAEMTYNAMLALFPSILALLTAIGLFESLQSSFKYLTVQLGSIAPKEALFLINGFTDTISLSQNKGLFSLSFIVALWTASGALSAAMEALDQINRIPPEQKRPFWKAKLVSLALTIGTILLLIAASFLVFISDLIVQMVARQSGNLEPGLLSIWRLLSWPTALVIIASAIAFIYRYGPSRWAPGMPIMPGAIVAAVSWAILSAFFRLYVSNFGNYNAAYGAIGAVIVLMLWLNLTSLVMLFGAQLNVSVGEAMQRRIKN